TATTTGACACAACCAGCCATAACTCATCAAATTCGGTTATTAGAGGAATATTTAGAAACAAGATTATTTGACCGAATAAAGGGTGAAGTCAGTTTAACTCCAGCTGGCGGAATCCTTTTTAAATATGCAGAGAAAATCTTGAGTTTATACCAAGAAGCAGAGAAAGAAATAGCTGATTTAACTGCAACAACACATGGTCGCCTGGTTATTGGAGCAAGCACAACTATTGGACAGTATTTTATACCTGCAATTCTGGGTAAATTTAAAGACCTGCATCCGAAAATTGAAATCCTCCTGACCAATGCTAATACAAAAGAAATTACCGCTCAATTACTTAATAACTTAATTGATTTAGGGATAGTTGAAGGACCTGTTTCGCATAAAGAGATTTTGGTTGAGAAATTTATTGAGGATGAATTAGTCGTGATTGCCTCGCCAAAGCATCGCTGGGAGGAAGGCAAAGAGATACCTCAAGAAGAATTTAAGAAAGAACCAATTATATTGCGGGAAAAAGGCTCCGGAACAAGGGATGTCATAGAAAATATATTGAATAACTATGGCATAAAGTTATCTGATTTGAATATCAAGATGGAATTAGGGAGTTCTGAATCCATTAAAGCCGCTGTTGAGTCAGCCCTCGGAATAGGCCTTGTTTCACAATGGACAGTTCTAAAAGAAAAAAAACTATGTTCGCTCAAAATCCTTTATGTCGCAGGGATTAAATTCAAAAGAGATATTACCGTTATTTTAAGACAGCATCAATTCAGAACAAAAGCGGTTGAGCAATTCTTAAGTTTTTTGAAGGAAGCCAAAATAAGTTATTAATAATTGTTACTTGAAATATATGAATGTGAAATTATACATTTTATTCCTCAATTTAATCTTTTTTAGTTCTGGTCTTGGGGCACAGGAAATTTCCTTTGAGGCATCGGTAGATAAAAATATCTTAGGGATTGATGAACAACTTACCTTATCGATAACTATCTCCGGTGGTAACTTAAGTGGTCTCCCGACACCTCAACTGCCACCATTAAAAGACTTTGATATTGTTAATTCTTATCGGTCTCAAAGTATATCTATCGTTAATGTTCAGGTATCTACTTCTTTAGAAATCAAATATGTGCTTGTTCCAAAAGGTGTAGGTCACTTCACTCTCCCTACCATTACCTTGAATCATAAGGGGAAAACATATCAAACCACACCTATTGAGATTGAAGTCACTGGTCAAGGGAAAGCTACTCCTCCACCTTCTCAATCGCCTTCCTCAATAAAAAAATTAGAAAAGGTGCCGGGTAATTTATTTTTAGATGCCCGGGTCAATAAACAAACAGTTTTTGTTAATGAACAGGTAACCTTAAATATTAAATTTTACCAGCGAAT
This bacterium DNA region includes the following protein-coding sequences:
- a CDS encoding selenium metabolism-associated LysR family transcriptional regulator, whose protein sequence is MLDRFSLRTFYTLANEKNFSNTAKLLYLTQPAITHQIRLLEEYLETRLFDRIKGEVSLTPAGGILFKYAEKILSLYQEAEKEIADLTATTHGRLVIGASTTIGQYFIPAILGKFKDLHPKIEILLTNANTKEITAQLLNNLIDLGIVEGPVSHKEILVEKFIEDELVVIASPKHRWEEGKEIPQEEFKKEPIILREKGSGTRDVIENILNNYGIKLSDLNIKMELGSSESIKAAVESALGIGLVSQWTVLKEKKLCSLKILYVAGIKFKRDITVILRQHQFRTKAVEQFLSFLKEAKISY